The window TTGCTGTGTACGAAGCTTTTGCTTCGTCTGCCGCTTCCGACTCAATCGACGATCTCTCCATCGCGCATGTGGATCGTGCGGTCGCCGATTGCCGCTGCCTCAGGATTATGGGTGATCATTAGCACCGTCTGCCCAAGCTCTTTGTTGGACTGCCGCAGCATGTTCAGCACGACATTAGAGTTCTTGGTATCAAGATTTCCAGTAGGCTCGTCCGCAAGAATGAGCGCTGGATGATTGATGAGAGCTCGCGCAAGAGCGACACGCTGCTGCTCGCCGCCGGAAAGTTCGCTCGGACGATGATGGAGCCTTCCTTTTAGCCCGAGCAGTTCTACGATCTTATCGAAATATTCGCGGTCCATTTGACCATTCTTGCCACCGATCTCGTGTGCAATCGCAATGTTTGTCATCGCGTCGAGCGTTGGCAGAAGATTGAATTTCTGGAAGACAAATCCGATTCGGCTTTTGCGCAAAGCGGTGCGCTTCGCATCGGATAGCTGCGCGAAATCGACGCTATCGATCAGCACGCGGCCGCTGGTTGCGCGAGTAAGCCCACCGAGAATATAGAACAGCGTAGA of the Acidobacteriota bacterium genome contains:
- a CDS encoding ABC transporter ATP-binding protein, which encodes MPHIIQADNVSKVYHVGKVEVPALRGVSFNVERGQFVSIVGPSGSGKSTLFYILGGLTRATSGRVLIDSVDFAQLSDAKRTALRKSRIGFVFQKFNLLPTLDAMTNIAIAHEIGGKNGQMDREYFDKIVELLGLKGRLHHRPSELSGGEQQRVALARALINHPALILADEPTGNLDTKNSNVVLNMLRQSNKELGQTVLMITHNPEAAAIGDRTIHMRDGEIVD